Below is a genomic region from Chroicocephalus ridibundus unplaced genomic scaffold, bChrRid1.1 SCAFFOLD_821, whole genome shotgun sequence.
tgggatgggttTCAGGGAcgctggcaggcactgggagggactgggagcgactgggagcgactgggggggtttgggggacactgggagcgactgggaggggtttgggggacactgggagggactgggagcaactgggagggactgggaggggactgggagggggttgggggacactgggagggactgggagcgactgggagcgactgggagggactgggaggggtttgggggacaTTGGGAGGGACTGGTGGTACTGGGAatggactgggagggcactgggagcgactgggggggactgggagcgactgagggggactgggagggggttgggggacactgggagggactgggagcaactgggagggactgggagggggttgggggacactgggggggactgggggggcactgggagggactgggaggggactgggagggggttgggggacactgggagcgactgggaggagtttggggggcactgggggggactggaagcgactgggagggactgggagcgactgggaggggtttgggggacactgggagggactggtgaTACTGGGAATGgtctgggagggcactgggagcgactggggggggactgggagggactgggaggggtttgggggacactgggaggaactgggagcgactgggagggactgggaggggactggggacccCGTGGAGGGGACGGGGGTTACTGGGCgttactgggtgttactgggagggactgggagggcactggggaccCCGTGGAGGGGACAGGGGTTACTGGGCGTTACTGGGCgttactgggtgttactgggagggcactgggaggggaccggggacCCCGTGGAGGGGACGGGGGTTACTGGGCgttactgggtgttactgggaggGCACTTGGAGGGGACTGGGGACCCCATGGAGGGGACGGGGGTTACTGGGCgttactgggtgttactgggaggGCACTTGGAGGGGACTGGGGACCCCATGGAGGGGACGGGGGTTACTGGGCgttactgggtgttactgggcattactgggaggggactggggacccTGTGGAGGGGTCGGGGGCTACTGGGTGTTACTGGATGTTACTGGGCattactgggagggcactgggaggggactggggacccCATGGAGGGGACGGGGGTTACTGGGcgttactgggagggactgggagggcactgggaggggaccggggacCCCGTGGAGGGGACGGGGGTTACTGGGCgttactgggtgttactgggagggactgggaggggaccggggacCCCATGGAGGGGGCGGGGGTTATTGGGCGTTACTGGATGTTACTGGGCattactgggagggcactgggaggggaccggggacCCCGTGGAGGGGACGGGGGTTACTGGGCgttactgggtgttactgggcgttactgggaggggactgggaggggaccggggaccccgtggaggggacgggggttactgggagggcactgggaggggactggggacccCGTGGAGGGGACGGGGGTTACTGGGCattactgggagggactgggagggcactgggaggggaccggggacCCCGTGGAGGGGACGGGGGTTACTGGGCattactgggtgttactgggcgttactgggaggggactgggaggggaccggggacCCCATGGAGGGGACGGGGGTTACTGGGcgttactgggggttactgggagggactgggtgttactgggcgttactgggaggggactgggaggtaACCGGGGACCCCGTGGAGGGGACGGGGgttactgggtgttactgggaggggactgggagccCGTGGGGGTGACTGGGCGTGGCCGGGCGTGGCCGGGCGTgactgggtgttactgggagggactgggagggcactgggaggggaccggggacCCCATGGAGGGGACGGGGGTTACTGGGCgttactgggtgttactgggagggactgggaggggactggggacccCGTGGAGGGGACGGGGGTTACTAGGCGTTACTGGGAGGGGACCGGGAGCCCGTGGGTGTGGCTGGGCGTGGCCGGGCGTGACGGGGCGTGGCCAGGCGTGACTGGGTGTGGCTGGGCGTGGCCGGGCGTGGCCGGGCGTGACGGGGCGTGGCCGCGCAGGTTcaagggggggcggcgggacgaGCTCCTGGCCCTGGGTCCCTCCCGGCTCCTGCGCATGGACCCGGCCAGCGGCGCCGTCACCCGCGTCTGGCGCTACAGCGGCCTGCGGCAGTGGAACGTCAACTGGGACAGCCAGcaggtactgggggcactgggagggactgggaggggctggggggactgggaatggactgggaggcactgggaacggactgggaggggctgggagggactgggaggaactgggagggactgggagtggagcaggaggggaatgGGAGGCACCGGAGGAACTGGGAatggactgggaggggctgggagggactgggaggaactgggagggactgggagtggagcaggaggggaatgGGAGGCACCAGAGGAACTGGGaatggactgggagggactgggagtggagcaggaggggactgggagggactgggaatggactgggaggcactgggagtggagcaggaggggactgggagggactggggggactgggaatggactgggagggactgggaacggactgggaggggctgggagggactgggaggaactgggaggcactgggagtggagcaggaggggaatgggagggactgggaggcactgggagggactgggaacgGACTGGCAGGGACCGGGAGGGACTGGGAATGGACTGGGAAcggactgggaggggctgggagggactgggaggaactgggaggcactgggagcggAGCAGGAGGGGAATGGGAGGGACTGgtggtactgggagggactgggaggcactgggagggactgggaatggactgggaggggagcaggagggcactgggagggactgggagtggagtaggaggggactgggagggactggaggaACTGGGAATAGACTGAgagagactgggagggcactgggaatggactgggaggggctggggatggactgggaggcactgggagggactgggagtggagcaggaggggactaggaggaactggggggactgggaggcactgggagtggagcaggaggggagtgggagggactgggggggactgggagggcaccGGGAGAGGCTGGGAGTGGAGtaggagggcactgggaggcactgggaggggagcaggagggcactgggaggcactggggggactgggaatggactgggaggcactgggagggactgggagtggagtaggagggcactgggaggcactgggaggggagcaggagggcactgggagggactggggggactgggaatggactgggaggcactgggagggactgggagtggagtaggagggcactgggaggcactgaggggactgggaatggactgggaggcactgggagggactgggagtggagtaggagggaactgggagggactggaggaACTGGGAATAGACTGGAAGAGAgtgggagagactgggagggcactgggagggactgggactgGAGtaggaggggactgggagggactgggaatgGACTGAGAGGgtactgggatggactgggagggactgggagtggagcaggaggggactgggagggactggtggcactgggaggcactgggaggaactgggaggggactgggagggcactgggaggcactgggagtggagtaggaggggactgggagaaaCTGGGAGTGGAGtaggagggcactgggaggaactggtggTACTGGGAGGGGCTGAgagggcactgggaggagctgggagggactgggcagaactgggaggggactggggggactgggaagggactgggacggcactgggaggggctgggagtggagcaggaggggaatgGGAGGGACTGgtggtactgggagggactgggaggcactgggaggggctggaaatggactgggagggactgggagtggagtaggagggcactgggaggcactgggagggactgggagtggagcaggaggggactgggaggcatCGGAGGAACTGGGAAtggactgggagagactgggagggcactgggagggactgggagtggagcaggaggggactgggagggactgggaggaccTGGGTatggactgggaggggctggggatggactgggagggactgggagggcactggaggggctgggagtggagcaggaggggaatgGGAGCGACTGgtggtactgggagggactgggaggggctggaaatggactgggagggactgggagtggagtaggagggcactgggagggactgggaggggactgggaggcaccGGAGGAACTGGGAGTagactgggagagactgggagggcactgggagtggagcaggaggggagtgggagggactggggggactgggaatgGACTGTgagagactgggagggcactgggaggcactgggagtggagcaggaggggactgggagggactgggaatggactgggaggcactgggagtggagcaggaggggactgggagggactggggggactgggaatagactgggagagactgggagggcactgggagggactgggagtggagcaggaggggactgggagggactggggggactgggaatggactgggagagactgggagggactgggagtggagcaggaggggactggggggactgggaatggactgggagggcactgggagggcactgggagtggagcaggaggggactgggagggcactgggagggactgggagggcactgggaggcactgggagtggagcaggaggggacgggggactgggaatggactgggagagactgggagggcactgggaggcactgggagtggagcagg
It encodes:
- the LOC134509629 gene encoding fermitin family homolog 3-like; translation: MSEIQLRCRDRKGKGKQLVPRILEALHRLGALSAAEARLRFLEAWRALPGFGLAYFVVRFKGGRRDELLALGPSRLLRMDPASGAVTRVWRYSGLRQWNVNWDSQQVLGALGGTGRGWGDWEWTGRHWERTGRGWEGLGGTGRDWEWSRRGMG